Proteins encoded in a region of the Podospora pseudopauciseta strain CBS 411.78 chromosome 6, whole genome shotgun sequence genome:
- a CDS encoding hypothetical protein (EggNog:ENOG503NZE0; COG:D) — MSLAIQFLTKIRGFALEADGAGLKDWLQVENDVPDIYYNLAHEIRSNYPDNGSDALEKFVDNCLPEEDNVPEGKGSPWPGFNSFIKDYLEYWRDVNFDDVVNVYTRLSELLISCANALANPTYGVMLLPTSMALSESLSKLVMSLTRQPEVLALIEGDETGDGESKSVVEMAADIIQKFFTSCLGDRSSTRWAPPKGKKVAVYLFANLTLKLLFACEKSHLAVQMFTNLSTSGPALALYPASQRVTFLYYLGRFNFDNAHYFRAHMCLEEAYRQCHTSFLKHRRQILTWWIPSNMLCGRFPSVNLLSRPDAAGFGEVFLPICRAVRSGNFVAFRAALEGKREWLWERGLYLVFLYRLKPLLWRSLTRKTFLLRSGMMDDAVGGKGGGGNKAASLAFEDVVTTATYVQRLLEGYTRAGFGELVPPPGGPKYLMPSEGLIFGNKKPDVDSVESVVAGLVYGGLLQGFIARQQGKFAVEGAKRYGGNAVRAGWPGVYEALGQRFRESWEEGLEAADRGEGEVVGEFGECPGWVRDSS, encoded by the exons ATGAGTCTCGCAATCCAATTCCTGACCAAGATTCGCGGCTTTGCCCTCGAGGCAGACGGCGCCGGCCTCAAAGACTGGCTGCAGGTCGAGAACGATGTCCCGGATATATACTACAACCTGGCGCACGAGATCAGATCAAACTATCCAGACAACGGGAGCGACGCCCTCGAGAAATTCGTCGACAATTGTCTTCCAGAGGAAGATAACGTGCcagaggggaaggggtcgCCGTGGCCGGGGTTTAATTCCTTCATCAAGGACTACCTCGAGTACTGGCGCGATGTGAACTTTGATGATGTTGTCAATGTTTACACTAGGCTCAGTGAGCTGTTAAT ATCATGCGCCAACGCGCTTGCTAATCCGACCTATGGTGTTATGCTCCTTCCGACGAGCATGGCCTTGTCGGAATCCCTGTCGAAGCTGGTTATGAGCCTGACTAGACAGCCGGAGGTTCTAGCGTTGATAGAAGGGGATGAGACGGGTGACGGGGAGAGCAAGTCGGTTGTTGAGATGGCGGCAGATATTATCCAAAAGTTTTTCACGTCTTGTCTGGGTGACCGCTCCAGCACGAGATGGGCACCGCCGAAGGGGAAAAAGGTGGCGGTTTATCTCTTTGCGAATCTAACTCTTAAACTCCTCTTTGCC TGCGAAAAATCTCACCTCGCCGTCCAAATgttcaccaacctctccacctctGGCCCAGCCCTGGCCTTGTACCCGGCCTCGCAGAGGGTAACCTTCCTCTACTACCTCGGCCGCTTCAACTTTGACAACGCGCACTACTTTCGCGCGCACATGTGCCTCGAGGAGGCCTACAGGCAGTGCCACACCTCCTTTCTCAAACACCGGCGCCAGATTCTCACTTGGTGGATCCCCTCCAACATGCTCTGCGGCCGGTTCCCGTCTGtgaacctcctctcccggcCGGACGCggctgggtttggggaggttttCCTCCCGATATGCCGGGCGGTGAGGTCGGGGAATTTTGTGGCGTTTCGGGCGGcgttggaggggaagagggagtggttgtgggagagggggttgtatCTGGTTTTTCTGTATCGTCTCAAGCCCTTGCTTTGGAGGTCgctgacgaggaagacgTTTCTGTTGAGGtcggggatgatggatgatgcggtgggggggaaggggggggggggtaatAAGGCTGCTTCGTTGGCTTTTGAGGATGTGGTGACTACGGCGACGTATGTGCAGAGATTGCTCGAGGGGTATACTCGGGCCGGATTTGGGGAACTTGTCCCTCCGCCGGGGGGGCCGAAGTACTTGATGCCGTCCGAGGGGTTGATTTTTGGGAATAAGAAGCCGGATGTGGACAGTGTCGAGAGTGTTGTTGCGGGCTTGGTTTACGGGGGGTTGCTGCAGGGGTTTATTGCGAGGCAGCAGGGGAAGtttgcggtggagggggcgaAGAGGTACGGGG